One window from the genome of Eucalyptus grandis isolate ANBG69807.140 chromosome 7, ASM1654582v1, whole genome shotgun sequence encodes:
- the LOC120296067 gene encoding uncharacterized protein LOC120296067 codes for MWIKAVSIYPYFDDEIKDTLFSLATGKAPWADGFNVEFFKHSWDVVGASVILAVRDFFVNVSQLKQINTTIIALVPKIPNASTVHDFRPIACCNTIYKCITKLIANRLSCVLPSIISLPQNAFVKGRHIGDNILVAQELFSGFHHDPYRPKCVIKVDFRKAYDTVNREFIEVCLQAFGFPQHFIDRIMSCVRSPKFSVSLNGELHGFFASGRGIRQGDPMSPYIFTLVMEVFSGLLDIQTKRLELIHSPAGADWSRINKSEVFIAGGSSDLRSGILNKLGFQVGSLPFRYLGVPVISARLDRIEKILRQFLWKGLMLGPSGAKVAWCDVCLPREEGGLVLGLGKSSSAFVVFIKSILDGGLAMAVSVSFWFDQWHLNGPLNRLFSNQEIYRSGIPRDASVADALSTPLGWYVINIMANWWDPIPEFNQQADRFQWIRHPLGRFSTASAWELLRPKGDAVPWSSFVWSSSIPPRYQTHLWLITRNRLPTQVRLLSYARIPAALCPFCSRRPDLVNHLFFACQTPGNLASFWAAKFNILWRNKSWRENLVWAMKHFSDKSFYNSLARFSFGAICYIIWKERNNIIFRNQTLFLPAMKMHLRKAIKDKASTFKHVIDTPKNRRLQQSWDLSPSIFL; via the exons ATGTGGATCAAAGCGGTTTCTATCTACCCCTATTTCGATGATGAAATTAAAGATACTTTGTTTTCTCTTGCTACCGGAAAAGCTCCCTGGGCCGATGGTTTCAATGTTGAATTCTTCAAACACTCTTGGGATGTTGTTGGTGCTTCGGTTATCTTGGCGGTTAGAGATTTCTTCGTAAATGTGAGTCAGTTGAAGCAAATTAATACAACCATTATTGCCCTTGTGCCCAAAATCCCCAATGCCTCCACTGTCCATGACTTCAGGCCTATTGCGTGCTGTAACACTATTTATAAGTGTATCACTAAGCTGATTGCTAATCGTTTATCTTGTGTGCTGCCATCCATCATTAGTTTGCCTCAAAATGCATTCGTAAAGGGTAGGCATATCGGTGATAACATTTTGGTTGCTCAAGAATTGTTCAGTGGGTTTCACCATGATCCGTATCGGCCCAAATGCGTAATCAAGGTTGATTTTAGGAAAGCATATGATACAGTTAATCGGGAATTCATTGAAGTTTGCCTTCAAGCTTTTGGCTTCCCTCAGCACTTTATTGACCGAATTATGAGCTGTGTTCGTTCTCCAAAATTCTCGGTATCCTTAAATGGAGAGCTGCATGGATTTTTTGCAAGTGGCAGAGGTATCCGCCAAGGTGACCCTATGTCTCCATACATATTCACTCTTGTGATGGAAGTATTTTCTGGTTTATTGGACATTCAAACAAAAAG GCTGGAATTGATTCATTCTCCAGCCGGAGCGGATTGGAGCCGAATCAATAAAAGTGAAGTGTTCATAGCCGGTGGTTCGTCCGATCTTCGAAGTGGGATCTTGAACAAACTTGGCTTCCAGGTTGGTTCTCTCCCTTTCCGATACCTTGGAGTACCAGTTATATCCGCAAGGCTAG ATAGAATTGAGAAAATCCTCCGCCAATTCCTTTGGAAGGGGCTGATGTTGGGTCCAAGCGGGGCCAAAGTAGCCTGGTGCGATGTTTGCCTCCCTAGAGAGGAGGGAGGGCTTG ttcttgggcttggaaaaagCTCCTCCGCCTTCGTAGTATTTATCAAAAGCATTTTAGATGGAGGATTGGCAATGGCAGTCTCCGTGTCATTTTGGTTTGATCAGTGGCATCTTAATGGCCCTCTCAACCGCCTATTCTCTAACCAGGAGATCTACCGTTCTGGCATCCCTAGAGATGCCTCTGTTGCTGATGCTCTCTCCACGCCTTTAGGCTGGTATGTCATTAATATTATGGCCAATTGGTGGGATCCCATCCCTGAATTTAACCAGCAAGCGGATCGTTTTCAGTGGATTCGACACCCCTTGGGCCGTTTCTCAACAGCTTCTGCCTGGGAATTATTGAGGCCGAAAGGTGATGCTGTGCCCTGGTCCTCGTTTGTGTGGAGCTCCTCCATACCGCCGAGGTACCAAACCCATCTCTGGCTTATTACTCGTAATAGACTGCCAACACAGGTCCGGCTCCTCTCCTACGCCAGGATTCCAGCAGCTCTCTGTCCCTTTTGCTCCCGTAGGCCTGATTTGGTGAACCACCTCTTCTTCGCGTGCCAAACTCCGGGTAATCTCGCATCCTTCTGGGCTGCTAAGTTTAATATTTTGTGGCGTAACAAATCCTGGCGAGAGAACCTGGTTTGGGCGATGAAGCACTTCTCGGATAAAAGCTTTTATAACTCTTTGGCTAGGTTTAGCTTTGGAGCCATTTGCTATATCATTTGGAAGGAGCGCAACAATATTATTTTCAGAAACCAGACTTTATTCCTCCCGGCGATGAAGATGCATCTCCGTAAGGCAATCAAGGATAAGGCGTCGACCTTTAAGCATGTGATAGATACCCCGAAGAACAGAAGACTGCAACAGAGCTGGGACTTGAGTCCTTCTATCTTTCTTTGA